A part of Synechococcus sp. KORDI-49 genomic DNA contains:
- the rnc gene encoding ribonuclease III, whose product MSSPEVNKADKLLKWLNQQALDVINTEPLQEALTHTSAGRSSNHEELEFLGDAVLRLAATQYLRQHQGELSVGQKSELRAWLVSDRWLAIFGDQIGLLELIDMGEKGRHDTTATNTILAEITEAMIGAVFTSSGIDTVLTWLTPHWNSSSAEMLRHPERFNSKSSLQEYSQGLGHGLPVYATEQISQHHGDPQRFRSIVSVAGETSAEGFGKSRKDAEQQAAREALALIRHQSSAATSTSSDVPQ is encoded by the coding sequence ATGTCCTCACCGGAAGTGAACAAAGCTGACAAGCTGCTGAAATGGCTGAATCAACAGGCGCTGGATGTCATCAACACAGAACCTCTGCAGGAAGCTCTGACCCACACCTCTGCTGGTCGATCCAGCAATCACGAAGAACTGGAGTTTCTTGGAGATGCCGTGCTGCGGCTGGCGGCAACGCAATACTTACGTCAACACCAGGGGGAACTCAGTGTCGGCCAGAAGTCCGAGCTGCGGGCATGGCTGGTCAGCGATCGCTGGCTTGCGATCTTCGGTGATCAGATCGGTTTGCTGGAGCTGATCGACATGGGTGAGAAGGGGCGTCATGACACCACCGCCACCAACACGATCCTGGCGGAAATCACCGAAGCGATGATCGGCGCTGTGTTCACCAGCTCGGGGATCGATACCGTCCTCACCTGGCTCACTCCTCACTGGAACAGCTCAAGTGCGGAGATGCTGCGCCACCCGGAACGGTTCAACAGCAAATCGAGCCTTCAGGAATACAGCCAGGGTCTCGGGCACGGCCTCCCGGTCTATGCCACTGAGCAGATCAGCCAACACCATGGCGACCCGCAGCGGTTTCGGAGCATCGTCTCCGTGGCCGGGGAAACGAGCGCCGAAGGATTCGGAAAATCCCGTAAGGATGCTGAGCAGCAGGCCGCCAGGGAAGCACTGGCTCTGATCCGGCATCAGAGCTCAGCAGCAACATCAACGTCGAGCGATGTCCCGCAATGA
- a CDS encoding class I SAM-dependent methyltransferase has product MSIRLNRLRSLDEFHDYCHRYAPQMEAHFARVNDALAWVDDQNQTRFKAFSYPAGRKVQMIVNRQQVEGRWIRNDRESFVCPKTGLNNRMRASIHLMDLVADLYPDSRIYLTEQVTSLFRAVQRQYPDCVGSEYLGENFSPGMVNAEGVRHEDLERLSFADQSFDLVMSFDVLEHVVDAHRSMQEVFRCLDGGGTFIWTAPFDSGRKQNTVRAVVQDGEIVHLMPPEYHGDPMKPDGVLCFRYFGWDVLDHLRNIGFQDAYVLLVHSELYGYVGRPLSFFVAKK; this is encoded by the coding sequence ATGTCCATCCGGTTGAACCGACTCAGAAGTCTTGATGAATTTCATGACTATTGCCATCGTTACGCACCGCAGATGGAGGCTCATTTCGCAAGAGTCAATGATGCTCTTGCATGGGTTGACGATCAGAATCAAACGCGCTTCAAGGCTTTTTCCTATCCTGCTGGTCGCAAGGTTCAAATGATTGTGAACCGGCAACAGGTTGAAGGACGCTGGATCAGGAACGACAGAGAATCATTTGTGTGCCCTAAAACAGGGTTGAATAACAGGATGAGAGCCTCGATTCATCTGATGGATCTTGTGGCTGATTTGTATCCCGATTCTCGTATTTATCTCACTGAACAGGTCACATCGCTGTTTCGTGCCGTGCAACGGCAATACCCCGACTGTGTTGGTAGTGAATACCTTGGTGAGAACTTTTCTCCTGGAATGGTCAATGCAGAGGGTGTTCGGCATGAAGATCTCGAACGATTAAGTTTTGCTGACCAATCATTTGATCTCGTTATGAGTTTTGATGTGCTTGAGCATGTCGTGGACGCTCACCGTTCGATGCAGGAGGTTTTTCGCTGCTTGGATGGCGGAGGAACATTCATCTGGACAGCACCGTTTGATTCCGGGAGAAAGCAAAATACAGTGCGTGCTGTCGTTCAGGACGGTGAGATTGTTCATCTCATGCCACCGGAGTATCACGGGGATCCGATGAAGCCTGATGGTGTTCTCTGCTTTCGTTACTTTGGCTGGGATGTACTTGATCACTTGCGAAATATCGGCTTTCAAGATGCCTATGTTTTGTTGGTGCACTCTGAACTGTATGGCTATGTTGGGCGCCCACTCAGCTTTTTCGTGGCTAAAAAGTGA